One Zeugodacus cucurbitae isolate PBARC_wt_2022May chromosome 3, idZeuCucr1.2, whole genome shotgun sequence genomic region harbors:
- the Abcg1_5 gene encoding ATP-binding cassette sub-family G member 1 encodes MTLALHDKLLKERVKPIDIQFKDLSYQVQVQKVKKTILKGISGTFRAGQLTAIMGPSGAGKSSLMNILTGLTTKGVSGNIQFGDSPTKSRKLCCYIMQDDHFHAYFTVEETMLLAAQLKISNDSMNIKEKKMLIEHLLDTLKLSQTKLTRTGNLSGGQKKRLSIALELIDNPAVLFLDEPTTGLDSSASSDTIQLLQTLANEGRTIVCTIHQPSSHIYSLFNQIYVLSQGCCTYQGAPHNTIDFLRTVGLECPTYHNPADFLLECVNGDYGDHTADLAVAALQPRWRHDYDMEQQQQHLDGLNGVQIVKMMESQRGGVKELSPAITPPMSATKHVYPPPEWMRLWLLIGRCHVQFFRDWTVTYLKLAVHIVCAILIGFLYGDSGSNATKQIANLGSFTIHNTYLWYTTMMPGLLRFPQEISIVKKETFNNWYKLRTYYMATLITSTPVHIIFSMTYITIAYLMTDQPFEIERYAKFMLTAVVVTICADGLGVLLGTILNPINGTFVGAVLTCFMLIFSGFLILLTHMSSLMRILSYLSPIRYALESMVLAIYSNNRGNITCPIDVVYCHFKNASTVLRSFGMENGNFGMNILIMFVQLSTFKGLAYVMLKRKIRT; translated from the exons TGAAGAAAACAATATTGAAAGGAATTTCTGGTACATTTCGCGCTGGTCAGCTGACGGCAATTATGGGACCCTCGGGGGCAGGCAAATCgagtttaatgaatattttaactgGACTAAC TACGAAAGGTGTCAGCGGTAATATACAGTTTGGCGACTCACCAACTAAATCGCGTAAACTGTGCTGTTATATAATGCAAGATGATCATTTTCATGCATATTTTACCGTTGAGGAGACAATGCTGCTGGCGGCTCAATTGAAAATCTCAAACGATTCGATGAATATCAAGGAGAAGAAAATGCTg ATCGAACATTTATTGGACACCTTAAAGTTATCACAAACCAAATTAACACGCACCGGAAATCTATCTGGCGGTCAAAAGAAACGCTTATCCATCGCTTTAGAGTTAATTGATAATCCGGCGGTGCTATTTTTGGATGAGCCAACAAC CGGCTTAGATAGCTCGGCATCTTCCGACACCATACAGTTATTACAGACCTTGGCGAATGAAGGTCGCACAATCGTGTGTACAATTCATCAACCTTCGTCACATATTTATAGTCTGTTTAATCAAATTTATGTGCTGAGTCAGGGTTGCTGTACTTATCAGGGAGCGCCGCATAATACAATTGACTTTTTGCGAACGGTCGGTTTGGAATGTCCGACTTATCATAATCCTGCTGATTTTC TGCTGGAGTGCGTGAACGGTGATTATGGCGATCACACCGCTGACTTAGCCGTTGCAGCGCTGCAGCCCCGATGGCGACATGATTACGATAtggaacagcagcaacagcacttGGACGGTTTAAATGGTGTACAAATCGTCAAAATGATGGAGTCTCAACGGGGTGGGGTAAAAGAACTATCACCCGCGATAACACCGCCGATGTCTGCCACTAAACATGTTTACCCGCCGCCAGAATGGATGCGTCTGTGGCTGTTGATCGGACGTTGTCATGTGCAATTCTTCCGCGATTGG ACGGTGACCTACTTAAAATTGGCTGTGCATATAGTATGCGCTATACTGATTGGCTTTCTATACGGCGACTCCGGTTCAAATGCGACAAAACAGATTGCAAATTTAGGTTCATTCACAATACACAACACATATTTGTGGTATACAACAATGATGCCGGGACTATTAAGAT ttccGCAAGAAATCAGCATAGTCAAAAAGGAAACATttaataactggtataaattacgAACGTATTATATGGCGACCCTGATAACATCTACGCCGGTCCAT ATCATCTTCTCTATGACTTATATCACCATCGCCTACCTGATGACCGATCAACCGTTCGAAATTGAACGTTATGCGAAATTCATGTTGACAGCTGTCGTGGTGACGATATGCGCCGATGGATTGGGAGTGTTATTAGGCACTATATTGAATCCAATT AACGGTACATTTGTTGGCGCTGTACTGACTTGCTTTATGCTGATATTCTCCGGGTTTCTTATACTCCTAACACATATGTCGAGTTTAATGCGAATATTATCGTACTTATCACCGATACGCTATGCACTGGAGAGTATGGTGTTGGCGATATATTCTAATAATCGTGGGAATATTACATGTCCAATAGATGTGGTCTATTGTCATTTTAA AAATGCCAGCACAGTGCTACGTAGTTTCGGTATGGAAAATGGAAATTTCGGCatgaatatattaataatgttCGTGCAGTTGTCGACCTTTAAAGGATTAGCTTATGTTATGCTCAAGCGAAAAATTCGAACgtaa